In Salvelinus alpinus chromosome 20, SLU_Salpinus.1, whole genome shotgun sequence, a genomic segment contains:
- the LOC139546393 gene encoding sentrin-specific protease 7-like isoform X1: MMDHKRALTISLAVDKVDNSQMGSPLKIPKILLSSELRCGNEESQIHWTQIAGNRIKLQKSCQQNGSISLDHGQAALAQGAMDCTQLQLVLRDVLKTEPGQAYLDRKMRSKMTGIEERKRESRMGSGQRRVSQSSREGREDCRDFTAHRKRPHDHPTPTSTPTRKERRSHHRGGSEEDEEVKELLIGEENIKDQRCNSSVSGRHSSREPLEEVTFTEGDMHQEKPYPQSTRTRKVDSGSSESTHVERESRRRESGLYSNGRVKDGGMNDEVGEGLTTDASRSSRGSVLRLSREARGKGGLPPKQLCLEGTGGIDTNVASIEVEVDPSNFDRTLMVVTVGEDREVASPSNPSCGEVKERRGTLRMCLSSSQDRTPKLRPVEPIVLSSDEEVVTPSHSSVLWPQTSECESQRNHAQEDNVMEETDFQVMPVVVTGFGVANFPSTEDSEGMALPFSALHCGGVRGEASGNLMITNHRIIIPIKGQVEVMVTVERCQLWKYSVWDREELQERGLGCEVKGEMGQPPPALLLLYVSDAQAVAVQEDLRELSIKQALEPPTGQASPFLLLTLHSPLEGVEGALLRSVLDIICLNNAPHMDAACLWGNAPINGAVDLHSPLLSLDDSLALIGRTGLDHQLLSLLGQNNAEPVTEPDQDRDTPGPNLDTVEGESQTPPETEVQAEQQTEEEEQREAESLPLAEESPVQPRPVYTVCHSRTRGAYSVFLGPKPGSNWTRYKHQGPTRRLIQFPPPPSKGGIAVTTEDLECLDNGQFLNDVIIDFYLKYLLLERVPQDVADRSHVFSSFFYKQLTRRDNASEDSTSVSAQRRRHQRVKTWTRHVDIFKKDFLFVPVNQEAHWYLVVICFPGLEEPQCEEGSSPASLRGTGGEKPDEAQAEEEASGSKKLNGISEVTPESTSADNQDKLTVTDGVVQSESVLQPPPGPLDCTEKTCHRETICKRPCILLMDSLKFSLHERVFKLLREYLQSEWELRRGSVREFSSKQMRGSHCKVPLQDNSSDCGLYLLQYVESFLQDPVVHFELPLCLERWFPRQQVRRKRDEIRDLVLHLYRHQRGTVGNIGNMGNVVS; the protein is encoded by the exons CACGCAGCTCCAGTTGGTCCTCAGGGACGTCCTGAAGACGGAACCGGGGCAGGCCTACCTGGACAGGAAGATGCGTAGCAAGATGACAGGAattgaagagaggaagagagagtcacGGATGGGGAGCGGGCAAAGGAGGGTGTCTCAGAGCagcagagaagggagggaggattgTAGAGATTTTACAGCACACAGAAAGAGACCCCATGaccaccccactcccacctcGACCCCGACCCGCAAGGAAAGGAG GTCACACCACAGAGGGGGGTCAGAGGAAGACGAGGAGGTGAAGGAACTTTTAATAGGAGAGGAAAACATCAAAGACCAGAGATGCA ACAGTAGTGTGTCAGGGAGGCACAGTTCACGGGAACCCCTGGAGGAGGTGACCTTTACTGAGGGGGACATGCACCAGGAAAAGCCTTATCCACAATCCACCAGGACTAGGAAGGTAGATTCAGGTTCAAGCGAATCCACACATGTTGAG AGGGAGAGTCGGAGGAGGGAGTCTGGGCTCTACAGTAATGGACGggtgaaggatggagggatgaatgatgAAGTGGGGGAGGGCTTGACCACAGACGCCTCCAGGAGCTCTAGAGGGAGCGTGCTGCGCCTCTCCAGGGAGGCCAGAGGCAAGGGAGGACTGCCCCCCAAACAGCTTTGTCTGGAGGGGACGGGGGGCATAGACACTAATGTAGCATCCATAGAAGTAGAGGTGGACCCCTCAAACTTTGACAGGACCCTGATGGTAGTCACTGTGGGGGAAGACAGGGAAGTTGCCAGCCCCTCTAACCCCAGCTGTGGAGAggttaaggagaggagaggaaccctGAGGATGTGCCTGTCCTCCAGCCAGGATAGGACGCCCAAACTCAGGCCTGTTGAACCCA TCGTTCTCTCCAGTGATGAGGAGGTAGTCACCCCGTCCCACAGTTCAGTCCTTTGGCCACAGACTAGTGAGTGTGAGTCCCAGAGAAACCATGCTCAAGAAGACAACGTGATGGAAGAGACAGACTTTCAG gtgatgCCTGTGGTGGTGACAGGGTTTGGGGTTGCCAATTTCCCCAGCACTGAGGACTCTGAGGGTATGGCCCTACCCTTCTCTGCCCTGCACTGTGGGGGGGTCCGAGGGGAGGCCAGCGGAAACCTCATG ATCACAAACCACAGAATCATCATACCAATTAAAG GCCAGGTAGAGGTGATGGTGACTGTGGAGCGCTGTCAGCTGTGGAAGTACAGCGTCTGGGACAGGGAGGAGCTAcaggagagagggctggggtgTGAGGTCAAGGGAGAGATGGGGCAGCCTCCCcccgccctcctcctcctctacgtGTCAGACGCCCAGGCAGTCGCTGTCCAAGAAGACCTGAGGGAGCTGTCAATCAAACAGGCCTTAGAACCACCCACTG GCCAGGCCAGTCCCTTCCTCCTGCTGACTCTGCATTCCCctctggagggggtggagggggctcTACTTCGCTCCGTCCTCGACATCATCTGTCTCAACAACGCCCCGCACATGGACGCTGCATGTCTCTGGGGGAACGCTCCCATCAACGGGGCGGTGGACCTCCACAGTCCCCTCCTGTCATTGGATGACAGTCTGGCGCTGATCGGTAGAACCGGACTAGACCACCAGCTGCTCTCCCTACTGGGACAGAACAATGCCGAGCCTGTCACAGAACCCGACCAGGACAGAGACACACCTGGGCCAAATCTGGACACTGTGGAGGGAGAGTCACAGACACCACCAGAGACAGAGGTACAGGCAGAGCaacagacagaggaggaggagcagagggaggcagagagcttACCCCTCGCTGAG GAGAGTCCAGTCCAGCCCAGACCCGTGTACACAGTGTGTCACAGCAGAACCAGAGGTGCCTACTCTGTGTTCCTGGGCCCGAAGCCAGGCTCCAACTGGACCCGATACAAGCACCAGGGCCCCACACGCAG GTTGATCCAGTTTCCTCCACCGCCTTCCAAAGGAGGGATCGCCGTGACAACAGAAGATCTGGAGTGCCTTGACAACGGGCAGTTTCTGAATGATGTCATCATCGACTTCTACCTCAA GTATCTGCTTCTGGAGAGGGTTCCGCAGGATGTGGCTGATCGCTCTCATGTCTTCAGCAGCTTCTTCTACAAGCAGCTCACTCGCCGAGACAATGCCAGTGAGGACAGTACCAGCGTctc AGCGCAGCGGAGGCGGCATCAGCGGGTGAAGACGTGGACACGACATGTGGACATCTTCAAGAAAGACTTCCTGTTTGTGCCTGTCAATCAGGa AGCCCACTGGTACCTGGTGGTGATCTGCTTCCCTGGCCTGGAGGAGCCCCAGTGTGAGGAGGGGAGCAGCCCAGCCTCGCTGAGGGGAACAGGGGGAGAGAAGCCAGACGAGGCTCAGGCTGAAGAGGAGGCCTCTGGGTCCAAAAAGCTAAATGGCATCAGTGAAGTAACCCCTGAATCAACTAGCGCTGACAACCAGGACAAACTGACAGTTACAG ATGGTGTGGTACAGAGTGAATCAGTACTCCAGCCACCTCCTGGTCCTCTG GACTGCACTGAGAAGACCTGTCACAGAGAGACCATCTGTAAACG ACCCTGTATTCTCCTCATGGACTCCCTCAAGTTCTCCCTCCATGAGCGCGTCTTCAAACTCTTACGGGA GTACCTGCAGTCGGAGTGGGAGCTGCGTCGGGGCTCTGTGCGCGAGTTCAGTTCTAAGCAGATGCGAGGCTCCCACTGTAAGGTCCCCCTACAGGACAACAGCAGCGACTGCGGCCTCTACCTGCTGCAGTACGTCGAGAGCTTCCTGCAG GACCCTGTGGTGCACTTTGAACTCCCCCTGTGCCTAGAACGCTGGTTCCCACGGCAACAGGTGAGGAGGAAACGAGACGAGATCAGGGACCTGGTGCTACACCTGTACAGACACCAGAGGGGCACGGTGGGGAATATAGGAAATATGGGAAATGTAGTCAGTTAG
- the LOC139546393 gene encoding sentrin-specific protease 7-like isoform X5, with product MRSKMTGIEERKRESRMGSGQRRVSQSSREGREDCRDFTAHRKRPHDHPTPTSTPTRKERRSHHRGGSEEDEEVKELLIGEENIKDQRCNSSVSGRHSSREPLEEVTFTEGDMHQEKPYPQSTRTRKVDSGSSESTHVERESRRRESGLYSNGRVKDGGMNDEVGEGLTTDASRSSRGSVLRLSREARGKGGLPPKQLCLEGTGGIDTNVASIEVEVDPSNFDRTLMVVTVGEDREVASPSNPSCGEVKERRGTLRMCLSSSQDRTPKLRPVEPIVLSSDEEVVTPSHSSVLWPQTSECESQRNHAQEDNVMEETDFQVMPVVVTGFGVANFPSTEDSEGMALPFSALHCGGVRGEASGNLMITNHRIIIPIKGQVEVMVTVERCQLWKYSVWDREELQERGLGCEVKGEMGQPPPALLLLYVSDAQAVAVQEDLRELSIKQALEPPTGQASPFLLLTLHSPLEGVEGALLRSVLDIICLNNAPHMDAACLWGNAPINGAVDLHSPLLSLDDSLALIGRTGLDHQLLSLLGQNNAEPVTEPDQDRDTPGPNLDTVEGESQTPPETEVQAEQQTEEEEQREAESLPLAEESPVQPRPVYTVCHSRTRGAYSVFLGPKPGSNWTRYKHQGPTRRLIQFPPPPSKGGIAVTTEDLECLDNGQFLNDVIIDFYLKYLLLERVPQDVADRSHVFSSFFYKQLTRRDNASEDSTSVSAQRRRHQRVKTWTRHVDIFKKDFLFVPVNQEAHWYLVVICFPGLEEPQCEEGSSPASLRGTGGEKPDEAQAEEEASGSKKLNGISEVTPESTSADNQDKLTVTDGVVQSESVLQPPPGPLDCTEKTCHRETICKRPCILLMDSLKFSLHERVFKLLREYLQSEWELRRGSVREFSSKQMRGSHCKVPLQDNSSDCGLYLLQYVESFLQDPVVHFELPLCLERWFPRQQVRRKRDEIRDLVLHLYRHQRGTVGNIGNMGNVVS from the exons ATGCGTAGCAAGATGACAGGAattgaagagaggaagagagagtcacGGATGGGGAGCGGGCAAAGGAGGGTGTCTCAGAGCagcagagaagggagggaggattgTAGAGATTTTACAGCACACAGAAAGAGACCCCATGaccaccccactcccacctcGACCCCGACCCGCAAGGAAAGGAG GTCACACCACAGAGGGGGGTCAGAGGAAGACGAGGAGGTGAAGGAACTTTTAATAGGAGAGGAAAACATCAAAGACCAGAGATGCA ACAGTAGTGTGTCAGGGAGGCACAGTTCACGGGAACCCCTGGAGGAGGTGACCTTTACTGAGGGGGACATGCACCAGGAAAAGCCTTATCCACAATCCACCAGGACTAGGAAGGTAGATTCAGGTTCAAGCGAATCCACACATGTTGAG AGGGAGAGTCGGAGGAGGGAGTCTGGGCTCTACAGTAATGGACGggtgaaggatggagggatgaatgatgAAGTGGGGGAGGGCTTGACCACAGACGCCTCCAGGAGCTCTAGAGGGAGCGTGCTGCGCCTCTCCAGGGAGGCCAGAGGCAAGGGAGGACTGCCCCCCAAACAGCTTTGTCTGGAGGGGACGGGGGGCATAGACACTAATGTAGCATCCATAGAAGTAGAGGTGGACCCCTCAAACTTTGACAGGACCCTGATGGTAGTCACTGTGGGGGAAGACAGGGAAGTTGCCAGCCCCTCTAACCCCAGCTGTGGAGAggttaaggagaggagaggaaccctGAGGATGTGCCTGTCCTCCAGCCAGGATAGGACGCCCAAACTCAGGCCTGTTGAACCCA TCGTTCTCTCCAGTGATGAGGAGGTAGTCACCCCGTCCCACAGTTCAGTCCTTTGGCCACAGACTAGTGAGTGTGAGTCCCAGAGAAACCATGCTCAAGAAGACAACGTGATGGAAGAGACAGACTTTCAG gtgatgCCTGTGGTGGTGACAGGGTTTGGGGTTGCCAATTTCCCCAGCACTGAGGACTCTGAGGGTATGGCCCTACCCTTCTCTGCCCTGCACTGTGGGGGGGTCCGAGGGGAGGCCAGCGGAAACCTCATG ATCACAAACCACAGAATCATCATACCAATTAAAG GCCAGGTAGAGGTGATGGTGACTGTGGAGCGCTGTCAGCTGTGGAAGTACAGCGTCTGGGACAGGGAGGAGCTAcaggagagagggctggggtgTGAGGTCAAGGGAGAGATGGGGCAGCCTCCCcccgccctcctcctcctctacgtGTCAGACGCCCAGGCAGTCGCTGTCCAAGAAGACCTGAGGGAGCTGTCAATCAAACAGGCCTTAGAACCACCCACTG GCCAGGCCAGTCCCTTCCTCCTGCTGACTCTGCATTCCCctctggagggggtggagggggctcTACTTCGCTCCGTCCTCGACATCATCTGTCTCAACAACGCCCCGCACATGGACGCTGCATGTCTCTGGGGGAACGCTCCCATCAACGGGGCGGTGGACCTCCACAGTCCCCTCCTGTCATTGGATGACAGTCTGGCGCTGATCGGTAGAACCGGACTAGACCACCAGCTGCTCTCCCTACTGGGACAGAACAATGCCGAGCCTGTCACAGAACCCGACCAGGACAGAGACACACCTGGGCCAAATCTGGACACTGTGGAGGGAGAGTCACAGACACCACCAGAGACAGAGGTACAGGCAGAGCaacagacagaggaggaggagcagagggaggcagagagcttACCCCTCGCTGAG GAGAGTCCAGTCCAGCCCAGACCCGTGTACACAGTGTGTCACAGCAGAACCAGAGGTGCCTACTCTGTGTTCCTGGGCCCGAAGCCAGGCTCCAACTGGACCCGATACAAGCACCAGGGCCCCACACGCAG GTTGATCCAGTTTCCTCCACCGCCTTCCAAAGGAGGGATCGCCGTGACAACAGAAGATCTGGAGTGCCTTGACAACGGGCAGTTTCTGAATGATGTCATCATCGACTTCTACCTCAA GTATCTGCTTCTGGAGAGGGTTCCGCAGGATGTGGCTGATCGCTCTCATGTCTTCAGCAGCTTCTTCTACAAGCAGCTCACTCGCCGAGACAATGCCAGTGAGGACAGTACCAGCGTctc AGCGCAGCGGAGGCGGCATCAGCGGGTGAAGACGTGGACACGACATGTGGACATCTTCAAGAAAGACTTCCTGTTTGTGCCTGTCAATCAGGa AGCCCACTGGTACCTGGTGGTGATCTGCTTCCCTGGCCTGGAGGAGCCCCAGTGTGAGGAGGGGAGCAGCCCAGCCTCGCTGAGGGGAACAGGGGGAGAGAAGCCAGACGAGGCTCAGGCTGAAGAGGAGGCCTCTGGGTCCAAAAAGCTAAATGGCATCAGTGAAGTAACCCCTGAATCAACTAGCGCTGACAACCAGGACAAACTGACAGTTACAG ATGGTGTGGTACAGAGTGAATCAGTACTCCAGCCACCTCCTGGTCCTCTG GACTGCACTGAGAAGACCTGTCACAGAGAGACCATCTGTAAACG ACCCTGTATTCTCCTCATGGACTCCCTCAAGTTCTCCCTCCATGAGCGCGTCTTCAAACTCTTACGGGA GTACCTGCAGTCGGAGTGGGAGCTGCGTCGGGGCTCTGTGCGCGAGTTCAGTTCTAAGCAGATGCGAGGCTCCCACTGTAAGGTCCCCCTACAGGACAACAGCAGCGACTGCGGCCTCTACCTGCTGCAGTACGTCGAGAGCTTCCTGCAG GACCCTGTGGTGCACTTTGAACTCCCCCTGTGCCTAGAACGCTGGTTCCCACGGCAACAGGTGAGGAGGAAACGAGACGAGATCAGGGACCTGGTGCTACACCTGTACAGACACCAGAGGGGCACGGTGGGGAATATAGGAAATATGGGAAATGTAGTCAGTTAG